In Zonotrichia leucophrys gambelii isolate GWCS_2022_RI chromosome 14, RI_Zleu_2.0, whole genome shotgun sequence, a single window of DNA contains:
- the PGP gene encoding glycerol-3-phosphate phosphatase, with translation MGTQSVRGAANGEARAAGAGRGAANAVRGALGRGGAAMADGMAAGGPRRCRRLEGEAARAALANADTLLFDCDGVLWRGEAAVSGAAAALERLAAAGKRLCYVTNNSGRTRAAYTEKLRRLGFPPAEPRHIFSSAFCAARYLRQALPPGAAAYVLGSAALAAELEAVGIPHVGTGPAALPGPAPADWVQAPLEPAVRAVLVGFDEHFSYAKLCQALRYLLRGGPECLLVGTNRDHRLPLEGGAGIPGTGCLVKAVETAAQREAFIVGKPNRFMFDCVAQEFPVDPARTIMVGDRLDTDILMGNSCGLTTLLTLTGVTALDEVRGHQDSGCPARHSLVPDFYVDSIADLLPALGQ, from the exons ATGGGGACGCAGTCCGTGCGGGGCGCGGCCAATGGGGaggcgcgggcggcgggcgcggggcgcggcgcggccAATGCGGTGCGCGGGGCTCTCGGGCGCGGCGGCGCGGCCATGGCGGACGGGATGGCGGCGGGCGgcccgcggcgctgccggcggcTGGAGGGCGAGGCGGCGCGGGCTGCGCTCGCCAACGCCGACACGCTGCTCTTCGACTGCGACGGCGTCCTGTGGCGGGGCGAGGCGGCCGTgagcggcgcggcggcggcgctggagCGGCTGGCGGCGGCGGGCAAGCGGCTGTGCTACGTGACCAACAACAGCGGGCGGACGCGCGCGGCCTACACCGAGAAGCTGCGGCGCCTGGGCTTCCCGCCCGCCGAGCCCCGGCACATCTTCAGCTCGGCCTTCTGCGCCGCCCGCTACCTGCGGCAGGCGCTgccgcccggcgccgccgcctaCGTGCTGGGCAGCGCCGCGCTGGCCGCCGAGCTGGAGGCCGTGGGCATCCCGCACGTGGGCACCGGGCCCGCCGCCCTGCCCGGGCCCGCGCCCGCCGACTGGGTGCAGGCGCCGCTGGAGCCCGCCGTGCGCGCCGTGCTCGTGGGCTTCGACGAGCACTTCAGCTAcgccaagctgtgccaggcgCTGCGGTACCTCCTGCGCGGCGGCCCCGAGTGCCTCCTGGTCGGCACCAACCGCGACCACCGGCTGCCGCTCGAGGGCGGCGCCGGCATCCCCG GGACAGGATGCCTGGTGAAGGCCGTGGAGACGGCAGCGCAGCGCGAGGCGTTCATCGTGGGCAAGCCCAACCGCTTCATGTTCGACTGCGTGGCGCAGGAGTTCCCGGTGGACCCCGCTCGCACCATCATGGTGGGGGACAGGCTGGACACGGACATCCTGATGGGCAACAGCTGCGGGCTGACCACGCTGCTCACGCTGACCGGGGTGACGGCCCTGGACGAGGTGCGGGGCCACCAGGACAGCGGCTGTCCCGCCAGGCACAGCCTGGTCCCCGATTTCTACGTGGACAGCATCGCCGACCTGCTGCCGGCCCTGGGGCAGTGA